From the genome of bacterium, one region includes:
- a CDS encoding FlgD immunoglobulin-like domain containing protein yields MPRLALVHDDASADSLYNYFAAAPAFVFRYAGDTYQAPVLADAVGNDTVARFFDAYRRYLDGRGGLRQLVAVGGVAPSDVEYARKYFALDEESVREIIGPPPRVACELSRDWLASEYVVVAPYVAAPTVRDVESAANAASIASYLNAPLFYAGPSDLSLETLKFIGYLGASKAVVVEIGDTLPPSVREALAARGVRVVADLKTERDVVTYINGLTDPAPPVLCCFRGRGMAAPAAAAAARYGGFVLELPADITALSSSAWELERALAPESREKLLEPYVMPAAALAGEQAVADRFYDWLESLGGTDPNQLEYVLTFAPAFGDGSLPYAFDRAIIGDSETPDERGAAPGRFVNPPAESLASLNMTSAYRALIFANPRPDHVTFCGVSYMAQNVVSCPDTYRDNYGKFHKVNEVLGCRGGGFDDPGVFTDFREGGYGAVVHDGRRAGKGPPHPFVPGEELFGFQKDVNLGTAFFYCSSHGSKGGVYPLDGDTGIAQNVPWGREDWPGGPSGFVNLDGESFSYNRWDEMPNRSPGLVAAFNACSVGSGDMNAVVTRRLGAASVSSYTAVGAPSSGWFWISLVNRLVKRRYTLGEALCFATAQVSEIFPAHRIRGDSLIRYVLVGDPFMLYYRPAWQPPTPASPGRDYGGHNPGGAGPLAREFTAHAGARRVTLSWRAATNREVAGWNLYRAEGPAAAEGVAGGSSGPVKVNDDLIAGESPFTFVDTPLENGEDYYYWLEGVEESGRAFLQGPVDAVPAPDYGKATFALAQNYPNPVRAATAIVFVVPDGGHATLTVYDLRGAVVRRLWDGRAAAGGHKVTWDGTAEDGAPLPPGVYLYKLEAGGRAAARKLVLIR; encoded by the coding sequence ATGCCCCGCCTGGCCCTCGTCCACGACGACGCGAGCGCCGACTCCCTTTATAACTACTTCGCCGCGGCGCCGGCGTTCGTCTTCCGCTACGCCGGCGACACCTACCAGGCTCCGGTCCTGGCCGACGCCGTCGGTAACGATACCGTCGCCCGGTTCTTCGACGCGTACCGAAGGTACCTCGACGGCCGCGGCGGCCTGAGGCAGCTCGTCGCCGTGGGCGGCGTGGCCCCGTCGGACGTCGAGTACGCGCGGAAGTATTTCGCGCTGGACGAAGAGAGCGTTCGGGAGATAATCGGGCCGCCGCCCCGCGTCGCGTGCGAGCTCTCGCGCGATTGGCTTGCCAGCGAGTACGTCGTCGTCGCGCCGTACGTCGCCGCGCCGACCGTCCGCGACGTCGAGAGCGCCGCCAACGCGGCCTCCATCGCCTCCTACCTCAATGCGCCGCTCTTCTACGCCGGCCCCTCGGACCTTTCGCTTGAGACGTTGAAATTCATCGGCTACCTCGGCGCGTCGAAAGCGGTCGTGGTCGAGATAGGGGACACGTTGCCGCCCTCGGTCCGCGAGGCGCTCGCCGCCCGAGGCGTCCGCGTCGTCGCCGATTTAAAGACGGAGCGCGACGTAGTAACATATATCAACGGGCTTACGGACCCGGCGCCGCCGGTGCTGTGTTGCTTCCGCGGCCGGGGGATGGCGGCGCCGGCGGCGGCGGCCGCGGCGCGGTACGGCGGCTTCGTCCTGGAACTCCCCGCGGACATAACCGCGCTGAGCTCGAGCGCGTGGGAATTGGAACGGGCGCTGGCCCCCGAGAGCCGCGAGAAGCTGCTCGAGCCGTACGTCATGCCCGCGGCGGCGCTAGCCGGCGAGCAGGCCGTGGCGGACCGATTTTACGACTGGCTCGAGTCGCTGGGCGGCACCGACCCCAACCAACTCGAGTACGTCCTGACCTTCGCGCCCGCCTTCGGCGACGGGAGTCTCCCCTACGCCTTCGACCGGGCGATTATCGGCGATTCCGAGACGCCCGACGAGCGCGGCGCCGCGCCGGGCCGCTTCGTAAATCCACCGGCGGAGAGCCTGGCGTCGCTCAACATGACGTCGGCCTACCGCGCCCTCATCTTCGCTAACCCGCGGCCGGACCACGTCACGTTCTGCGGCGTTTCGTATATGGCCCAGAACGTAGTATCGTGCCCGGATACCTACAGAGACAACTACGGCAAGTTCCACAAGGTCAACGAGGTGTTGGGGTGCCGCGGCGGCGGCTTCGACGACCCGGGCGTCTTTACCGACTTCCGCGAGGGCGGGTACGGGGCCGTCGTCCACGACGGCCGCCGCGCGGGAAAAGGGCCCCCGCACCCGTTCGTCCCCGGCGAAGAGCTCTTCGGTTTCCAGAAGGACGTCAACCTCGGCACGGCTTTCTTCTATTGCTCGAGCCACGGCTCGAAGGGCGGCGTCTACCCCCTGGACGGAGACACCGGCATCGCGCAAAACGTCCCCTGGGGTAGGGAGGATTGGCCCGGCGGGCCTTCCGGGTTCGTGAACCTCGACGGCGAGTCGTTCTCGTACAATCGCTGGGACGAAATGCCGAACAGGAGCCCGGGTCTCGTCGCGGCGTTCAACGCGTGCTCGGTCGGCTCGGGCGATATGAACGCGGTCGTGACGCGGCGCCTCGGCGCGGCCTCCGTATCGTCGTACACGGCGGTGGGCGCGCCGTCGTCCGGCTGGTTCTGGATATCGTTGGTCAACCGCCTCGTGAAGCGCCGCTACACGTTGGGGGAAGCGCTATGCTTCGCGACGGCGCAGGTCTCCGAGATATTCCCGGCTCACCGGATACGCGGCGATTCGCTGATAAGGTACGTCCTGGTGGGCGACCCGTTCATGCTTTATTACAGGCCGGCGTGGCAGCCGCCGACGCCGGCGTCCCCGGGGCGCGACTACGGCGGCCATAACCCGGGGGGCGCCGGGCCGTTGGCGCGGGAATTCACCGCCCACGCCGGCGCACGACGCGTGACGCTCTCGTGGCGCGCGGCTACGAACAGGGAAGTGGCCGGTTGGAATTTATATCGGGCGGAGGGCCCGGCCGCGGCCGAGGGCGTGGCCGGCGGCTCGAGCGGCCCGGTCAAAGTGAACGACGACCTTATCGCGGGCGAGTCTCCTTTTACTTTCGTGGATACGCCGCTCGAGAACGGCGAGGATTACTACTATTGGCTCGAGGGCGTGGAGGAAAGCGGCCGGGCGTTCCTGCAAGGGCCGGTGGACGCGGTCCCGGCGCCGGACTACGGCAAGGCGACGTTCGCGCTGGCGCAGAATTACCCCAACCCCGTCCGCGCCGCGACGGCGATAGTATTCGTCGTACCCGACGGCGGGCACGCGACGTTGACGGTTTACGACTTGAGGGGTGCCGTCGTTCGGCGGTTGTGGGACGGGCGGGCCGCGGCGGGCGGCCACAAGGTAACGTGGGACGGCACGGCTGAAGACGGCGCGCCGCTCCCGCCGGGCGTGTACTTGTACAAGCTCGAGGCGGGCGGTCGGGCGGCGGCCAGGAAGCTGGTTTTAATCCGTTGA
- the ssb gene encoding single-stranded DNA-binding protein, whose translation MANYNRVFLLGNLTADPESRDLPTGGIVTDLRLAVNRTYRNRDGEQTEEVSFIDCTAYGRTAEIARDYLKKGRPVFLEGRLHQDRWETGEGEKRSKLKVVVERLVLLPRRADTTAAETEPETAPPEEPPASEF comes from the coding sequence GTGGCTAACTACAATCGCGTATTTCTATTGGGAAATCTCACCGCCGACCCCGAGTCGCGCGACCTGCCGACGGGGGGTATCGTAACGGACCTCCGGTTGGCCGTTAACCGAACGTACCGCAACCGCGACGGCGAACAGACGGAAGAGGTATCGTTTATCGACTGCACCGCGTACGGCCGCACCGCAGAGATAGCGCGCGATTACCTTAAAAAGGGGCGGCCGGTCTTCCTGGAGGGCCGCCTCCACCAGGACCGCTGGGAGACCGGCGAGGGCGAAAAACGCTCGAAGCTTAAGGTAGTGGTGGAACGTTTGGTGCTATTGCCGCGCCGGGCCGACACGACGGCCGCCGAAACCGAGCCGGAAACCGCTCCCCCGGAAGAACCGCCGGCTTCGGAATTCTAG
- a CDS encoding amidohydrolase — translation MKTLAIINGTTYRTGDAAPARANVVIRNGKIISAGPAAKVPRGAEVIDAKGLVVTPGLIDAHTHVGNFGEGTGQPGFDANEAAEAATPHVRALDGIDPRDLGFDDARRAGITAVCVLPGSANVIGGTGVVLKTAGFIIDEMVVSADAGMKVAFGENPKFSHPDNRRMPVTRMGTAAVLREMLTRAGEYRRKRRLPPAKRPDLDIRMEPLARVLAGRMPLRAHAHRADDIATAVRIAREFKCRLISDHCTEGYLIADYLAENGVPCVVGPTLIGRFKLELRERSYAAAGILEKAGCAVALTTDHPFVPIDVLTASAATAVREGMTEKGALRAITNGAAQMLGLGRRLGKLARGYDGDVVVWSDHPLDAQARVVATVVEGEVVYRS, via the coding sequence ATGAAGACGCTTGCGATTATAAACGGAACGACGTATCGTACCGGCGACGCGGCGCCCGCGAGGGCGAACGTCGTAATTCGAAACGGTAAGATAATTTCGGCGGGCCCGGCCGCTAAAGTCCCCCGCGGCGCCGAAGTTATCGACGCCAAGGGCCTGGTCGTAACGCCCGGTTTGATAGACGCCCATACCCACGTCGGCAACTTCGGCGAGGGTACCGGCCAGCCGGGGTTCGACGCCAACGAGGCTGCGGAGGCCGCCACGCCGCACGTACGCGCGCTAGACGGCATCGACCCCCGCGACCTCGGCTTCGACGACGCCCGCCGCGCCGGCATCACGGCGGTGTGCGTACTGCCGGGGAGTGCCAACGTCATCGGCGGCACCGGCGTGGTGTTGAAGACCGCGGGTTTCATAATAGACGAGATGGTCGTCTCGGCCGACGCCGGCATGAAGGTCGCCTTCGGCGAAAACCCGAAATTCTCCCACCCCGACAATCGGCGGATGCCGGTTACGCGGATGGGCACGGCCGCGGTCCTGCGCGAGATGTTGACGCGGGCGGGCGAGTACCGGCGCAAGCGCCGCCTGCCGCCGGCGAAGCGGCCCGACCTCGACATCCGTATGGAGCCGTTGGCGAGGGTGTTGGCGGGCCGGATGCCGCTGCGGGCGCACGCCCACCGCGCCGACGATATCGCCACCGCGGTCCGCATAGCGCGGGAGTTCAAGTGCCGGTTGATATCGGACCACTGCACCGAGGGGTACCTCATCGCCGACTACCTGGCCGAGAACGGCGTGCCGTGCGTCGTGGGCCCGACCCTCATCGGCCGGTTCAAGCTGGAGTTGAGGGAGCGTTCGTACGCCGCCGCCGGTATTTTGGAGAAGGCGGGTTGCGCCGTGGCGTTGACCACCGACCACCCGTTCGTACCTATCGACGTCTTGACCGCCTCGGCCGCGACGGCGGTGCGCGAGGGGATGACCGAGAAAGGCGCGCTACGTGCCATCACCAACGGCGCGGCGCAAATGCTCGGCCTAGGCCGGCGCTTGGGCAAGCTGGCGCGCGGCTACGACGGCGACGTCGTCGTTTGGAGCGACCACCCCCTCGACGCCCAGGCGAGGGTCGTGGCTACCGTGGTCGAAGGCGAGGTGGTGTACCGCTCGTAG